The Amycolatopsis mongoliensis genome includes a window with the following:
- a CDS encoding IclR family transcriptional regulator, with protein MAAEKNGRDGGVQSLQRAFELLEHLADTGGEASLSELATLSGLPMPTIHRLIRTLVDLGYVRQNTNRRYALGARLIRLGENASMQFGAWARPLLAELVEEVGETANLAVLERDEVVYVAQVPSKHSMRMFTEVGRRLLPHGTGVGKAMLAHLPEADVRALLERTGMPAYTEHTFTDADALAVELSRIASQGYALDEAEQELGVRCVAVAVPGAPVPAAVSVSGPSGRLTAEAVAHIAPAVQRVADALGASLSQSAVTV; from the coding sequence GTGGCAGCGGAGAAGAACGGGCGCGACGGCGGCGTCCAGTCCCTGCAGCGCGCCTTCGAGCTGCTGGAACACCTGGCGGACACCGGCGGGGAGGCCAGCCTGTCCGAGCTCGCGACGCTGTCCGGGCTGCCGATGCCGACGATCCACCGGCTCATCCGCACCCTGGTCGACCTCGGATATGTGCGGCAGAACACCAACCGCCGCTACGCGCTGGGCGCGCGCCTGATCCGGCTCGGCGAGAACGCGAGCATGCAGTTCGGCGCCTGGGCGCGGCCGCTGCTGGCGGAGCTGGTCGAGGAGGTCGGCGAGACGGCGAACCTGGCGGTCCTGGAGCGCGACGAAGTCGTGTACGTGGCCCAGGTGCCCTCGAAGCACTCGATGCGGATGTTCACCGAGGTCGGGCGGCGGCTGCTGCCGCACGGCACCGGCGTCGGCAAGGCGATGCTGGCCCACCTGCCCGAGGCCGACGTCCGCGCGTTGCTGGAGCGGACCGGGATGCCGGCGTACACCGAGCACACGTTCACCGACGCGGACGCCCTGGCCGTCGAGCTTTCGCGTATCGCTTCGCAGGGGTACGCGCTCGACGAGGCGGAGCAGGAGCTGGGTGTGCGGTGCGTCGCGGTGGCGGTACCGGGCGCGCCGGTGCCGGCGGCGGTGTCGGTGTCCGGCCCGTCGGGCCGGCTGACCGCCGAAGCGGTGGCACACATCGCCCCGGCGGTGCAGCGGGTGGCGGACGCGTTGGGCGCGAGCCTGTCCCAGTCGGCGGTCACCGTCTAA
- a CDS encoding MarR family winged helix-turn-helix transcriptional regulator, whose protein sequence is MEPEITSARQAGHDPRVLAFGRLQGAANRLEYLLGRALERECGVTHLMYEVLLIVGRAGADGLTMRSIAQEQVLTTGGATRLVDRMESLGLVTRTASPRDRRVQLVRLTSLGEETTVRASRLHVENIEQFFFRPLPPEHHERFAEDLRTLSHFARDALPRLR, encoded by the coding sequence GTGGAACCCGAAATCACTTCGGCCCGGCAGGCGGGGCACGACCCGCGCGTGCTGGCCTTCGGGCGGCTGCAGGGCGCGGCGAACCGGCTCGAGTACCTGCTCGGGCGGGCGCTGGAACGCGAATGCGGGGTCACGCACCTGATGTACGAGGTGCTGCTGATCGTCGGCCGCGCGGGTGCGGACGGGTTGACCATGCGCTCGATCGCGCAGGAGCAGGTGCTCACGACCGGCGGGGCGACCCGGCTGGTCGACCGGATGGAATCGCTGGGCCTGGTGACGCGGACGGCGTCCCCGCGCGACCGGCGCGTCCAGCTCGTGCGGCTGACTTCGCTGGGCGAAGAGACCACGGTGCGGGCGAGCCGGCTGCACGTGGAGAACATCGAGCAGTTCTTCTTCCGGCCGTTGCCGCCCGAGCACCACGAGCGGTTCGCCGAGGACCTGCGGACGTTGAGCCACTTCGCGCGGGACGCTCTCCCGCGGCTGCGTTAA
- a CDS encoding DUF3455 domain-containing protein — protein sequence MKRMTVALAVGALVLGGAATASASPAAPKVPDAIKVPAGNHALATYAAEGVQIYGCTAGAWMLIQPAAVLSKHGKPVALHSKGPVWTSIVDGSTVGAAAVANAPRDGAIPELLLKANLNTGDGVFGKVTYVQRLNTRGGVAPAGSCTDGAQTAVRYSADYAFWVAD from the coding sequence ATGAAACGGATGACGGTGGCGCTCGCGGTCGGTGCCCTGGTGCTCGGCGGCGCGGCGACGGCTTCGGCCAGCCCGGCGGCCCCGAAGGTGCCGGACGCGATCAAGGTCCCGGCCGGCAACCACGCGCTGGCGACCTACGCGGCCGAGGGCGTGCAGATCTACGGGTGCACCGCCGGCGCGTGGATGCTGATCCAGCCCGCGGCGGTGCTGTCGAAACACGGAAAGCCGGTGGCGCTGCACAGCAAAGGGCCGGTCTGGACGTCCATTGTGGATGGAAGCACGGTCGGCGCGGCGGCGGTGGCGAACGCACCGCGGGACGGCGCGATCCCGGAGCTGCTGCTCAAGGCGAACCTGAACACGGGTGACGGGGTGTTCGGCAAGGTGACGTACGTCCAGCGCCTCAACACGCGCGGCGGCGTGGCTCCGGCCGGGAGCTGCACGGACGGCGCCCAGACCGCGGTCCGCTACTCGGCCGACTACGCCTTCTGGGTCGCCGACTAG
- the aceB gene encoding malate synthase A produces the protein MSSEVQVLGEPVERGDEILTPEALDFLAGLHDAFAGRRDELLQARGKRREEARTTGRLDFLPETKEIREGDWQVAGAPPALRDRRVEITGPTSRKMTINALNSGAKVWLADLEDANTPHWANVVSGQVNLYDAVRETITLESGGKSYALKDDVEHATIVVRPRGWHLPERGLSFGGREAVGALVDFGLHFFHNAAEQLKRGKGPYYYLPKMESHLEARLWNDVFTHSEKALGIEHGTVRATVLIETIPAAFEMEEILYELREHASGLNAGRWDYLFSVIKYFRDAGEKFVLPDRNSVTMTAPFMRAYTELLVRTCHKRGAFAIGGMAAFIPSKDPEVNEGAFKKVHDDKAREAADGFDGSWVAHPGMVALCKEEFDKVLGERPNQLERTRDEVSVTADQLLDVASTPGGATAAGLRAAVDVGVRYIASWLSGNGAAAIHNLMEDAATAEISRSQVWQWVKNGTTLDTGDVVTSELVRGVLTDVRGELARELPADRLLPAVELFEQVALADEFPDFLTLPAYERIK, from the coding sequence ATGTCTTCTGAAGTCCAGGTGCTGGGCGAGCCGGTCGAGCGCGGTGACGAGATCCTCACGCCCGAGGCGCTCGACTTCCTCGCCGGCCTGCACGACGCGTTCGCGGGCCGCCGCGACGAGCTGCTCCAGGCGCGCGGCAAGCGTCGTGAGGAGGCCCGGACCACCGGCAGGCTCGACTTCCTGCCGGAGACCAAGGAGATCCGCGAGGGGGACTGGCAGGTCGCCGGCGCGCCGCCCGCGCTGCGCGACCGGCGTGTCGAGATCACCGGGCCGACCAGCCGCAAGATGACCATCAACGCGCTCAACTCCGGCGCGAAGGTGTGGCTCGCCGACCTCGAGGACGCCAACACGCCGCACTGGGCGAACGTCGTGTCCGGCCAGGTCAACCTGTACGACGCCGTTCGCGAGACGATCACGCTCGAGAGCGGCGGCAAGAGCTACGCGCTCAAGGACGACGTCGAGCACGCGACGATCGTGGTCCGCCCGCGCGGCTGGCACCTGCCCGAGCGCGGCCTGTCCTTCGGCGGCCGCGAAGCCGTCGGTGCGCTCGTCGACTTCGGCCTGCACTTCTTCCACAACGCGGCCGAGCAGCTGAAGCGCGGCAAGGGCCCGTACTACTACCTGCCGAAGATGGAGAGCCACCTCGAAGCGCGGCTCTGGAACGACGTCTTCACCCACTCGGAGAAGGCGCTCGGCATCGAGCACGGCACCGTCCGCGCCACCGTGCTGATCGAGACCATCCCGGCCGCGTTCGAGATGGAGGAGATCCTCTACGAGCTGCGCGAGCACGCGTCGGGCCTCAACGCCGGCCGCTGGGACTACCTGTTCAGCGTGATCAAGTACTTCCGCGACGCGGGCGAGAAGTTCGTGCTGCCGGACCGCAACTCGGTCACCATGACCGCGCCGTTCATGCGCGCCTACACCGAGCTGCTGGTGCGCACCTGCCACAAGCGCGGCGCTTTCGCGATCGGCGGCATGGCCGCGTTCATCCCGAGCAAGGACCCCGAGGTCAACGAGGGCGCGTTCAAGAAGGTCCACGACGACAAGGCGCGCGAGGCTGCGGACGGCTTCGACGGCTCCTGGGTCGCGCACCCCGGCATGGTCGCCCTCTGCAAGGAGGAGTTCGACAAGGTCCTCGGCGAGCGGCCGAACCAGCTCGAGCGCACCCGTGACGAGGTCAGCGTGACCGCCGACCAGCTGCTGGACGTCGCCTCGACGCCGGGCGGCGCGACGGCGGCCGGCCTGCGCGCCGCGGTCGACGTCGGCGTCCGCTACATCGCGTCCTGGCTGAGCGGCAACGGCGCGGCGGCGATCCACAACCTGATGGAGGACGCGGCGACGGCGGAGATCTCGCGTTCGCAGGTCTGGCAGTGGGTCAAGAACGGCACCACGCTGGACACCGGCGACGTCGTGACGTCGGAGCTGGTGCGCGGTGTGCTGACGGACGTCCGCGGCGAGCTGGCCCGCGAGCTCCCCGCCGACCGGCTGCTGCCGGCCGTCGAGCTGTTCGAGCAGGTCGCGCTGGCCGACGAGTTCCCGGACTTCCTGACGCTGCCCGCCTACGAGCGGATCAAGTAG
- a CDS encoding sodium:solute symporter, which translates to MRGVDLAIIVVYLAAMPLIGVLVGRKQRSAADYFVGERSLPWGAVMLSVVATETSTLTVISTPGLVFGNAFLFLQLAFGYIIGRTIAAFVLLPRYFRGNLVSAYAFLGKRFGSGLQGTASVTFVITRLLAEGVRLFAGAIPIKVILGHYNIHLDYWVIVVILTALTLIYAYIGGIKAVVWVDVIQLSLYLGGAAVAAIVLLNKLPGDWFTQASDDGKFMLVDFSKNLLTSPYAFVTAVLGGAALSMASHGADQLIAQRLMATRSLRDGQKALIGSGIIVTIQFALFLLVGAMLWVFNGRKSVAQLGLQSPDDVFSRFIIDDLPVGVSGLLIAGVLASTMGALASALNALSTSTVADLYQRFTKRSPEDSKLLQHGRMWTLIWAVVFAVFASLFSTTKNSVIELGLAITGYTYGALLGSFLLGLLIKKARQADAIVAFVTTVVVMAFVILGVKFSAKTGGLLGIDFSKAAGDKVALAYPWYTLLGVVITLVVGGLLSLRHRTPDPKAAESEAAGEAEAEVPAA; encoded by the coding sequence ATGCGCGGTGTTGACCTCGCCATCATCGTGGTCTACCTGGCGGCGATGCCGCTGATCGGCGTGCTCGTCGGCCGCAAGCAACGGTCGGCGGCCGACTACTTCGTCGGCGAGCGCAGCCTCCCGTGGGGTGCGGTGATGCTGTCCGTGGTCGCCACGGAGACCTCGACGCTGACCGTGATCAGCACGCCGGGGCTGGTCTTCGGCAACGCTTTCCTGTTCCTGCAGCTGGCCTTCGGCTACATCATCGGCCGGACGATCGCCGCGTTCGTGCTGCTGCCGCGGTACTTCCGGGGCAACCTCGTGAGCGCGTACGCGTTCCTCGGGAAGCGGTTCGGCTCCGGGCTGCAGGGCACCGCGTCGGTGACGTTCGTGATCACGCGGCTGCTCGCCGAGGGCGTGCGCCTGTTCGCCGGCGCGATCCCGATCAAGGTGATCCTCGGGCACTACAACATCCACCTGGACTACTGGGTGATCGTCGTCATCCTGACCGCGCTGACGCTGATCTACGCCTACATCGGCGGGATCAAGGCGGTCGTCTGGGTCGACGTCATCCAGCTGTCGCTCTACCTGGGCGGCGCGGCGGTGGCGGCGATCGTGCTGCTCAACAAGCTGCCCGGCGACTGGTTCACGCAGGCGTCCGACGACGGCAAGTTCATGCTCGTCGACTTCTCGAAGAACCTGCTGACCAGCCCGTACGCCTTCGTGACGGCGGTGCTCGGCGGCGCGGCGCTGTCGATGGCCTCGCACGGCGCCGACCAGCTGATCGCCCAGCGGCTGATGGCCACGCGCAGCCTGCGCGACGGCCAGAAGGCGCTCATCGGCAGCGGCATCATCGTCACCATCCAGTTCGCGCTGTTCCTGCTGGTCGGCGCGATGCTGTGGGTGTTCAACGGCCGCAAGTCGGTCGCGCAGCTCGGCCTGCAGAGCCCGGACGACGTGTTCTCGCGGTTCATCATCGACGACCTGCCGGTCGGGGTGTCGGGCCTGCTCATCGCGGGTGTGCTGGCCTCGACCATGGGCGCGCTGGCCTCGGCGCTCAACGCGCTTTCGACGTCGACCGTGGCCGACCTCTACCAGCGGTTCACCAAGCGCTCGCCGGAGGATTCGAAGCTGCTGCAGCACGGTCGCATGTGGACCCTGATCTGGGCGGTCGTGTTCGCGGTGTTCGCGTCGCTGTTCTCGACCACGAAGAACTCGGTGATCGAGCTCGGCCTGGCCATCACCGGGTACACCTACGGCGCGCTGCTCGGGTCGTTCCTGCTCGGGCTGCTGATCAAGAAGGCTCGGCAGGCGGACGCGATCGTCGCGTTCGTCACGACGGTCGTGGTGATGGCGTTCGTCATCCTCGGCGTGAAGTTCAGCGCGAAGACCGGCGGTCTCCTCGGGATCGACTTCAGCAAGGCGGCCGGGGACAAGGTCGCGCTGGCCTACCCCTGGTACACCCTGCTCGGCGTGGTGATCACGCTCGTCGTGGGCGGGTTGCTCTCGCTGCGGCACCGGACGCCGGACCCGAAGGCGGCCGAATCGGAAGCCGCGGGCGAGGCGGAAGCGGAAGTTCCCGCCGCCTGA
- a CDS encoding DUF2786 domain-containing protein, whose protein sequence is MGKQKRRVPAEETARPRTAEEFGDALLAAASEVARGVRGAAGKSANRLAPDLELPAEAAEGAHRAGQHLIARVCRGGWLPEDLQQAARRRVDEFARSFVLDALAAYGEQFPGRQDQLDEVGAVRWWTESEPHLPQWAAKHILTPAEALTSVIEALGFLMTLPALTPPGTATPARPAHHAVDEKKLSRVRALLAKAESSSFPEEAEALSAKAQELMTRYAFDRVLVEAGEAGHDVPASRRIWLETPYVDAKSLLVHVVAKANRCRAVFDPRWDFVTVVGDEDDLDSVTLLTTSLLVQATRAMITDPAGRDRAFRKSFLVSYATRIGERLEKAAAVTLTATPDADRLLPVLASHELKVNAAFTTLFPQVVGKSVTVRSHEGWHAGRSAADRARLHEPGS, encoded by the coding sequence GTGGGCAAGCAGAAGCGGCGCGTTCCGGCCGAAGAGACCGCGCGGCCTCGGACCGCCGAAGAATTCGGCGACGCCCTGCTGGCCGCGGCCTCCGAGGTCGCGCGGGGAGTCCGGGGTGCGGCCGGGAAAAGCGCGAACCGGCTGGCGCCGGACCTCGAACTGCCCGCCGAGGCGGCCGAAGGTGCCCACCGCGCCGGGCAGCACCTGATCGCCCGCGTCTGCCGGGGCGGCTGGCTGCCCGAAGACCTCCAGCAGGCGGCCCGGCGGCGCGTCGACGAGTTCGCCCGGTCCTTCGTGCTCGACGCCCTGGCCGCGTACGGAGAGCAGTTCCCAGGCCGGCAGGACCAGCTCGATGAGGTGGGCGCCGTCCGCTGGTGGACGGAGTCCGAACCGCACCTGCCGCAGTGGGCGGCGAAGCACATCCTGACCCCGGCCGAGGCGCTGACCTCCGTCATCGAAGCCCTGGGCTTCCTGATGACCCTGCCGGCGCTGACCCCGCCGGGAACTGCGACGCCGGCTCGCCCGGCGCACCACGCCGTCGACGAGAAGAAGCTGAGCCGGGTCCGCGCACTGCTGGCGAAAGCCGAGTCGAGCTCGTTCCCGGAGGAGGCCGAAGCTCTCTCGGCGAAAGCGCAGGAGCTCATGACCCGGTACGCCTTCGACCGGGTGCTGGTCGAGGCCGGCGAGGCCGGGCACGACGTGCCCGCGTCGCGCCGGATCTGGCTCGAGACCCCGTACGTCGACGCCAAGTCGCTGCTGGTCCACGTGGTCGCGAAGGCGAACCGCTGCCGGGCCGTCTTCGACCCGCGCTGGGACTTCGTCACCGTGGTCGGCGACGAGGACGACCTGGACTCCGTCACATTGCTGACGACGTCCCTGCTCGTCCAGGCGACGCGGGCGATGATCACCGACCCGGCCGGCCGGGACCGGGCGTTCCGGAAGTCGTTCCTCGTCTCCTACGCCACCCGGATCGGCGAGCGCCTGGAAAAGGCCGCCGCGGTCACGCTCACGGCCACGCCCGACGCGGACCGGCTGCTGCCGGTGCTGGCGTCGCACGAGCTGAAGGTGAACGCGGCCTTCACCACGCTCTTTCCCCAGGTGGTGGGCAAATCGGTGACCGTGCGCAGCCACGAGGGCTGGCACGCCGGACGGTCGGCCGCGGACCGCGCCCGCCTTCACGAGCCGGGGTCGTGA
- the ftsY gene encoding signal recognition particle-docking protein FtsY has product MSSTWFLFVVLAVVVLVAVLVVGLLVARKRRISLDARREVEEKPKGGSYAASGGIALAPGGTAEAPEHPVEDRPEVDGQPAVGDDAAVPRDSPQRTVRDVKLPEAEEPAAVVEEIDPATGRLERLRGRLSKSRSVFGQSLLGLLGAGDLDEDSWQDVEDTLLMADLGAATTNHIVERLRDELSRRAVRNPAEAREVLHEVLTAELSTDSERAVRALPHIVDGKKQPAVVLVAGVNGTGKTTTTGKLARVLVAQDKTVVLGAADTFRAAAADQLQTWAERVGAEVVRGKESSDPAAVAFDAVKRGVDTGVDAVLVDTAGRLHTKTGLMDELGKVKRVVEKLAKVDEVLLVLDATTGQNGLMQARVFAEVIDVTGIVLTKLDGTAKGGIVFQVQRELGVPVKLVGLGEGPDDLAPFEPGAFVDALLG; this is encoded by the coding sequence GTGTCGAGCACCTGGTTCCTGTTCGTAGTCCTCGCCGTCGTCGTGCTGGTCGCCGTCCTGGTGGTCGGCCTGCTGGTCGCGCGCAAGCGCCGGATCAGCCTGGACGCCCGGCGCGAGGTCGAGGAGAAACCGAAGGGCGGCAGCTACGCGGCCAGCGGGGGCATCGCGCTCGCGCCCGGCGGCACGGCGGAGGCACCCGAGCACCCGGTCGAAGATCGGCCGGAGGTCGACGGCCAGCCCGCGGTGGGCGACGACGCCGCCGTGCCGCGCGACTCGCCGCAGCGCACGGTGCGCGACGTCAAGCTGCCCGAGGCCGAAGAACCCGCGGCCGTCGTCGAAGAGATCGACCCGGCGACCGGCCGCCTGGAGCGCCTGCGCGGCCGGCTGTCGAAGTCGCGGTCGGTGTTCGGCCAGAGCCTGCTCGGCCTGCTCGGCGCCGGTGACCTCGACGAAGACTCCTGGCAGGACGTCGAAGACACGCTGCTGATGGCCGACCTCGGCGCGGCGACCACGAACCACATCGTCGAGCGGTTGCGCGACGAGCTGTCCCGCCGTGCGGTGCGGAACCCCGCCGAGGCTCGCGAGGTGCTGCACGAGGTGCTGACGGCGGAGCTGTCCACCGACAGCGAGCGCGCGGTGCGGGCGCTGCCGCACATCGTCGACGGCAAGAAGCAGCCCGCGGTGGTCCTGGTGGCCGGCGTCAACGGCACGGGCAAGACGACGACCACGGGCAAGCTCGCCCGCGTCCTGGTGGCCCAGGACAAGACGGTGGTGCTGGGCGCGGCGGACACGTTCCGCGCGGCGGCGGCCGACCAGCTGCAGACGTGGGCCGAGCGCGTGGGCGCGGAGGTCGTCCGCGGCAAGGAGAGCTCCGACCCGGCGGCGGTGGCGTTCGACGCGGTCAAGCGCGGCGTGGACACGGGCGTGGACGCGGTCCTGGTCGACACGGCGGGCCGGCTGCACACGAAGACGGGCCTGATGGACGAGCTGGGCAAGGTCAAGCGCGTCGTGGAGAAGCTGGCGAAGGTCGACGAGGTCCTGCTCGTCCTGGACGCGACGACGGGCCAGAACGGCCTGATGCAGGCGCGCGTGTTCGCCGAGGTCATCGACGTGACGGGCATCGTGCTGACGAAGCTGGACGGCACCGCCAAGGGCGGCATCGTCTTCCAGGTCCAGCGTGAGCTGGGCGTGCCGGTGAAGCTCGTCGGGCTCGGTGAAGGGCCGGACGACCTGGCGCCGTTCGAGCCGGGCGCCTTCGTGGACGCCCTGCTCGGCTAG
- a CDS encoding anhydro-N-acetylmuramic acid kinase, whose amino-acid sequence MGMRASHGFRVIGLISGTSVDGIDVAAADLHAEDGTVVLTPLGELDVPYPDPLREGLLAALPPGSCTAGELTRLDTGVGQAFADAAARGVEELAGGRADLVASLGQTVFHWVEDGHVRGTLQLGQPAWIAERTGLPVLADLRARDVAAGGHGAPLASTFDQLWLRGLAQDTGHPVAALNLGGIANITVVADGEPAIAYDTGPANALLDVAAHRVTGRPSDVDGRLALSGSVRSDLLARLLADPYFTAAPPKSTGKEYFHAPYLDAALAGLPPVDPADLLATLTEFTAVTVADECKRHGVTTVIASGGGVANPALLAALARNLPSAVLKTSDDLGLPGAGKEAYLTALLGWLTWCGVPGTVPSATGARGPRLLGALVPGAGPLILPAPLGGTVTRLRVAEKAG is encoded by the coding sequence ATGGGGATGCGCGCAAGCCACGGCTTCCGGGTGATCGGGCTGATTTCGGGCACGTCGGTCGACGGCATCGACGTGGCCGCCGCCGACCTGCACGCCGAAGACGGCACCGTGGTCCTGACCCCGCTGGGCGAGCTCGACGTCCCCTACCCGGACCCGCTGCGCGAAGGCCTGCTCGCCGCGTTGCCGCCGGGCTCCTGCACCGCCGGCGAGCTGACGCGACTCGACACCGGCGTCGGCCAGGCGTTCGCCGACGCGGCCGCCCGCGGCGTCGAAGAGCTCGCCGGCGGCCGGGCGGACCTCGTCGCCTCGCTGGGCCAGACGGTGTTCCACTGGGTCGAGGACGGCCACGTCCGCGGCACGCTGCAGCTCGGCCAGCCCGCCTGGATCGCCGAGCGCACCGGGCTGCCGGTGCTGGCCGACCTGCGGGCCCGGGACGTCGCCGCGGGCGGCCACGGCGCTCCCCTGGCGAGCACGTTCGACCAGCTGTGGCTGCGCGGGCTGGCCCAGGACACCGGTCACCCGGTCGCCGCGCTGAACCTCGGTGGGATCGCGAACATCACCGTGGTCGCCGACGGCGAGCCGGCGATCGCCTACGACACCGGGCCCGCCAACGCGCTGCTCGACGTCGCCGCCCACCGCGTCACCGGGCGGCCCAGCGACGTCGACGGCCGGCTCGCGCTCAGCGGGTCGGTGCGCTCCGACCTGCTCGCGCGACTGCTCGCCGACCCGTACTTCACCGCCGCGCCGCCGAAGTCCACCGGCAAGGAGTACTTCCACGCGCCCTACCTCGACGCCGCCCTCGCCGGGCTGCCGCCGGTCGACCCCGCGGACCTCCTGGCGACGCTGACCGAGTTCACCGCGGTGACCGTCGCCGACGAGTGCAAGCGCCACGGCGTCACGACGGTGATCGCCTCCGGCGGCGGCGTCGCGAACCCGGCCCTGTTGGCGGCACTGGCGCGGAACCTGCCCTCGGCGGTGCTCAAGACCAGCGACGACCTCGGCCTGCCCGGCGCCGGCAAGGAGGCGTACCTCACCGCGCTGCTCGGCTGGCTCACCTGGTGCGGCGTGCCCGGTACGGTGCCGTCCGCGACCGGTGCCCGCGGGCCGCGCCTGCTCGGCGCGCTCGTTCCCGGTGCCGGGCCCCTGATCCTTCCCGCCCCGCTGGGGGGCACCGTGACGCGGTTGCGAGTCGCGGAGAAGGCCGGATGA
- a CDS encoding DoxX family protein has translation MHTAVVLTVIVLNAGIGIADLVKAPFVLATSKAVDVPPSWLPLLGTLKLAGAAGLTLGLLGVPVLGVAAGIGLVLFYVGAIVAHLKARKFATGAAPLLFLGLAAATLL, from the coding sequence ATGCACACCGCCGTCGTCCTCACCGTGATCGTCCTGAACGCCGGAATCGGCATCGCCGACCTGGTCAAGGCGCCGTTCGTCCTGGCCACCTCGAAAGCCGTCGACGTCCCGCCGAGCTGGCTGCCCCTGCTCGGCACCCTCAAGCTCGCCGGCGCGGCGGGCCTCACACTGGGCTTGCTCGGCGTGCCCGTCCTGGGGGTCGCCGCCGGGATCGGCCTGGTCCTGTTCTACGTGGGCGCGATCGTCGCGCACCTGAAAGCCCGCAAGTTCGCCACCGGCGCCGCTCCGCTGCTCTTCCTCGGGCTGGCCGCGGCGACGCTGCTTTAA
- a CDS encoding GNAT family N-acetyltransferase, protein MTVITGERVRLRPIAATDRARVREILATPEVARWWGDPDHETEGLYAVEDGYTCYVIELGGVVVGLIQSCEELEPQYRHAGIDISVHPDFHGRGIGTDALRALARHLLDAGHHRLTIDPAASNETAIRVYTKVGFRPVGLMRDYERAPDGTWHDGLLMDLLKGELA, encoded by the coding sequence ATGACTGTCATCACCGGCGAGCGGGTGCGACTGCGCCCGATCGCCGCAACGGACCGCGCCCGGGTGCGCGAGATCCTGGCCACGCCGGAGGTCGCCCGCTGGTGGGGCGACCCGGACCACGAGACCGAAGGCCTGTACGCCGTCGAGGACGGGTACACGTGCTACGTGATCGAACTCGGCGGAGTGGTGGTCGGGCTGATCCAGAGCTGCGAGGAGCTGGAGCCGCAGTACCGCCACGCGGGCATCGACATCTCGGTGCACCCGGACTTCCACGGCCGCGGCATCGGCACGGACGCGCTCCGGGCGCTGGCCCGCCACCTGCTCGACGCCGGCCACCACCGCCTGACGATCGACCCGGCGGCGTCGAACGAGACGGCGATCCGGGTGTACACGAAGGTGGGATTCCGCCCGGTGGGGCTGATGCGCGACTACGAGCGCGCCCCGGACGGCACCTGGCACGACGGACTGTTGATGGACCTGCTGAAGGGTGAGCTGGCTTAG